In Numidum massiliense, a single genomic region encodes these proteins:
- a CDS encoding type 2 periplasmic-binding domain-containing protein — MKKFTAVLLSVVLLVGLLVACSGSEEKADKPESAGKVNKTGYPIVDESITLTMFAPNVGSNEWEDMDYFKEMEKKTNIKFKFNTPPVDSLDTKKNLTFASGDLPDIFYASSLTKEEQVKYGNQGLLIPLEDLIKQYAPNVQKMLDDNPHVKKSITTDDGHIYALPNFNEGLAWARGPMWYNGEWLKKLGVKKLPETTDELYELLKRFKTDDPNGNGKADEIPLTGFKIEDIRQWFLGAFGVLDPGVYVLDGEVKYGAIQPGYKQYLTYMNKLWDEKLLDHETFSQTDDQKKAKGHDNRVGLFADWFPHFTLGGPDDSTDNPMMRPVKGPDVDKPVLPITDGLSVGQFAITSENKHPEATMRWIDDSYSEEGAVYLNLGAEGKTWKWKDKAKNIRAHVDQPEGFKSMEDYRGTLTPDYGIPVPKWERKDAIVWEDDHFNDFTVEETEKKLLPVGHVPMPHVYLTKEESNEVSRIRSDLDTYVQQMEAKFITGQQPLSKWDDYVKTIEKMDANQLVKIYSDAYKRYEKK, encoded by the coding sequence ATGAAGAAATTTACAGCAGTTTTATTGTCGGTTGTGTTACTAGTCGGCTTACTCGTCGCTTGCTCTGGTAGTGAGGAGAAAGCGGACAAGCCGGAAAGTGCGGGGAAGGTGAATAAAACGGGGTACCCGATCGTCGATGAATCGATTACGCTGACCATGTTCGCACCTAACGTCGGTTCGAACGAGTGGGAAGATATGGATTACTTTAAGGAAATGGAGAAAAAGACGAACATTAAGTTTAAATTTAACACACCGCCAGTGGACAGTTTAGATACGAAAAAGAACTTGACGTTTGCGAGCGGCGATTTACCGGACATATTTTACGCGTCATCGTTGACGAAAGAGGAACAAGTGAAATACGGCAATCAAGGGTTGCTCATCCCACTAGAAGACTTGATCAAACAGTATGCACCTAATGTGCAAAAAATGTTGGACGATAACCCGCACGTGAAAAAATCGATTACGACTGATGACGGTCACATTTACGCCTTGCCGAACTTTAACGAAGGGCTGGCGTGGGCGCGCGGACCGATGTGGTACAACGGGGAGTGGCTAAAAAAGCTTGGTGTAAAAAAATTGCCGGAAACGACGGACGAGCTGTACGAGTTACTCAAGCGCTTTAAAACGGACGATCCGAACGGCAACGGCAAAGCCGATGAAATTCCATTAACTGGGTTTAAAATCGAGGACATCCGCCAATGGTTCCTCGGTGCATTTGGCGTACTCGATCCGGGTGTGTACGTGCTCGACGGCGAAGTAAAGTATGGAGCCATCCAACCGGGGTACAAACAATACTTGACCTACATGAACAAATTGTGGGACGAAAAGTTATTAGACCATGAGACGTTCTCGCAAACAGATGACCAGAAAAAAGCGAAAGGGCACGACAATCGCGTCGGATTATTTGCCGATTGGTTCCCGCATTTTACGCTCGGCGGGCCAGATGACAGTACGGACAATCCGATGATGCGGCCGGTGAAAGGCCCGGATGTGGACAAACCGGTCCTGCCGATTACCGACGGTCTCAGTGTGGGCCAATTCGCGATTACGAGTGAAAACAAACACCCGGAAGCGACGATGCGTTGGATTGACGATTCTTATTCTGAAGAAGGCGCTGTTTACTTAAACCTCGGAGCGGAAGGAAAGACGTGGAAGTGGAAAGACAAAGCGAAAAACATTCGCGCACACGTCGATCAGCCCGAAGGGTTTAAAAGTATGGAAGATTACCGCGGCACGTTGACTCCGGACTACGGTATTCCTGTGCCGAAATGGGAACGTAAAGATGCGATTGTATGGGAAGATGACCACTTTAATGACTTTACAGTAGAGGAAACGGAGAAAAAGTTACTTCCCGTCGGGCACGTCCCCATGCCGCACGTCTACTTGACAAAAGAGGAGTCGAATGAAGTCAGTCGGATCCGCTCCGATTTGGATACGTACGTGCAACAAATGGAGGCTAAGTTCATTACGGGGCAACAACCACTGAGCAAATGGGACGACTACGTGAAGACGATCGAGAAGATGGACGCCAATCAGTTAGTCAAAATTTATAGTGATGCCTACAAACGTTACGAGAAAAAATAA
- a CDS encoding carbohydrate ABC transporter permease has product MSMEAVRESRSDRLFKIANYTFLTVVLAIVLYPLIYVVSASISNPAFVNSGQMWLFPKDIMWEGYVRVFENKQIWIGYRNTIFYTLLGTTINLLVTIPAAYALSRRDLVGRNWIMGMFVFTMFFSGGLIPTYLLVKNMGMVNTIWAMVLPNAAAVWNIIICRTFFQSTIPRELEEAATIDGCSTVKMFLKIILPLSKPIIVVMALFYGVGHWNSYFNALIYLSDQNLYPLQLVLRQILVLQQMDAETTGGAVGAVATAMANKAEIAAIIKYAVMIVSTLPVIIVYPFLQRYFVKGVMIGSIKG; this is encoded by the coding sequence ATGAGCATGGAAGCGGTTCGGGAGAGTAGGTCTGACCGACTGTTTAAAATTGCCAACTACACGTTTCTGACGGTCGTGCTCGCCATCGTGCTGTACCCGTTGATTTACGTTGTCAGTGCGTCGATTAGCAATCCGGCGTTCGTCAACTCGGGACAAATGTGGCTCTTCCCGAAAGATATTATGTGGGAAGGTTACGTACGCGTGTTTGAAAACAAACAAATATGGATTGGGTACCGCAACACGATTTTTTACACGCTGCTCGGTACGACGATCAACTTACTAGTGACCATTCCTGCCGCGTACGCCTTATCGCGACGGGATCTCGTCGGCCGGAACTGGATTATGGGGATGTTCGTCTTCACGATGTTTTTCAGTGGCGGGCTCATTCCGACGTACTTGCTCGTGAAAAACATGGGGATGGTGAACACGATTTGGGCGATGGTATTACCTAACGCGGCGGCGGTATGGAATATCATTATTTGTCGCACATTTTTCCAATCGACCATCCCCCGCGAATTAGAGGAAGCGGCGACCATTGACGGCTGTTCGACGGTGAAGATGTTTCTAAAAATCATCTTACCGCTGTCCAAGCCGATCATCGTCGTCATGGCACTGTTTTACGGTGTCGGCCATTGGAACAGTTATTTTAACGCGTTAATTTATTTGTCGGATCAAAACTTGTACCCACTGCAATTAGTGCTACGGCAAATTCTCGTCTTGCAGCAAATGGACGCGGAGACGACAGGTGGGGCAGTGGGAGCCGTCGCCACGGCGATGGCAAACAAAGCGGAAATCGCCGCGATTATTAAATATGCAGTGATGATTGTCTCCACCTTGCCGGTCATTATCGTCTATCCGTTCTTGCAACGTTATTTTGTCAAAGGAGTGATGATTGGCTCGATCAAAGGGTGA
- a CDS encoding ABC transporter permease, which produces MKQKRRRTKWRKVLQNWQLYLFLLPAVVYFFVFHYIPMYGVQIAFKEFNPSLGIWGSPWVGFEHFQRFFESYYFWDLIKNTLGISVYALLVGFPLPIILALAINEVKDGLFKRGVQTITYAPHFISVVVMAGMIIAFLSPTTGIINLALGALGIEPIPFMSDPKWFKTVYVLSDVWQNTGWGTIIYLAALAGVDPQQHEAAIVDGATRWQRIWYINIPTLIPTMVILLILNTGSLLAVGFEKILLLQNPLNMESSDVISTFVYRSGLLEAQYSFAAAVGLFNAVINAILLVMVNYIARKKSETSLW; this is translated from the coding sequence ATAAAACAAAAAAGGCGCCGTACGAAGTGGCGTAAAGTTCTACAAAATTGGCAACTCTACTTATTTTTGTTACCGGCCGTCGTGTATTTCTTTGTCTTCCACTACATTCCGATGTACGGCGTACAAATTGCGTTCAAAGAATTCAACCCGTCACTCGGCATTTGGGGTAGCCCGTGGGTTGGTTTCGAACATTTTCAGCGGTTTTTCGAGTCGTACTATTTTTGGGATCTCATTAAAAACACACTCGGCATCAGTGTGTACGCGCTACTCGTCGGTTTCCCGCTCCCGATTATTTTGGCACTCGCCATTAACGAAGTGAAAGACGGCTTATTTAAACGGGGCGTACAGACGATTACTTATGCGCCACACTTTATTTCAGTCGTCGTCATGGCTGGGATGATCATCGCCTTCTTGTCTCCGACGACGGGAATTATTAACTTGGCACTCGGTGCACTCGGGATTGAACCGATTCCGTTTATGAGCGATCCGAAGTGGTTTAAGACCGTTTACGTGCTGTCGGATGTGTGGCAAAACACCGGGTGGGGGACGATTATTTATTTGGCCGCACTGGCCGGCGTCGATCCGCAACAGCACGAGGCGGCGATCGTCGACGGGGCGACTCGGTGGCAAAGGATATGGTATATCAACATTCCGACACTCATTCCGACGATGGTCATTTTACTCATTTTGAACACGGGCAGCTTGTTGGCGGTCGGTTTTGAGAAAATCTTACTCTTACAAAACCCGTTAAACATGGAGTCGTCTGACGTCATTTCGACGTTCGTCTACCGCAGCGGGTTATTAGAAGCACAGTACAGCTTCGCTGCTGCTGTCGGGTTGTTCAACGCCGTCATTAACGCCATCTTGCTCGTCATGGTCAACTACATCGCGCGGAAAAAGAGTGAGACAAGCCTTTGGTAA
- a CDS encoding helix-turn-helix domain-containing protein: MWRLLKSRVFRKYILSYLVVFFIPFAIMSVFIYHHSVTNLKTEIEHSNINKLKQVRKETENRMQEMQNIAIRIAYDPHLTRYMVNNPITQMEAINQLALYKASSSIVDQLFLYFRNSDEIYSDQGLYSLDTLLNKAYIIKSRPKDAFINTLQTIDQPTILPADIVVKNNQKTSSIISFLYPIPQGWAYKNGVVMFYVKESVFRHLIEHTLGDFKGDVGIFDSKNRLIATASNGGDLTVDDLRPTETTPLGIHTAKIRGNNYSLVSVQSDVSGWTFVTAMPTAQFFGSVSQIQLVLAVFFGSVVLGGVLLALIFAVQQFKPIRTLIDFTQNRSGTTKQRAGTSGEHSVQHIVTSLMEDHDSLQERVSAQEPFVRDQCLLRLLKGDWHDIAHLQQLLVTIGVTFPYRNNFVTFVTFDDKASNAKSKGAVLSALKSSTLARAVTYEVELIHDNAIAVIVNTNGETIADIDAINQQLREQVQLATDVHVALGVGNVYRGLQHIHQSFIEASGAVAYWMASDRISVIYFHELATRPEVLDWTASDAQIKLVQALKQGNEKVALAATKDVFHRLSEQHLPIHLLKCYSFDLINAVLRTARELQYGDNRTIKDLVDFTSVGDLEQKITAVIRQLCAIANKNKELDHKRLHNEMIRYMNAHFTSDQFSLERMADHFNLSTSYLSRFIKEVTGETFTKHLWRLRSEKVKVLLVTTDQPIKTIVQAVGYVDVPNFTRKFKKEEGITPGQYRKAHHRDLQQNESEEKLSLDMP, encoded by the coding sequence GTGTGGCGATTACTTAAATCGAGAGTGTTTCGCAAGTACATTTTGTCTTATTTAGTCGTTTTCTTTATTCCGTTTGCGATTATGAGCGTGTTTATTTACCACCATTCGGTCACGAATTTAAAAACAGAAATCGAGCACTCAAACATTAATAAGTTGAAGCAGGTGCGTAAGGAAACGGAAAACCGGATGCAAGAAATGCAAAATATTGCGATCCGCATTGCTTATGACCCTCATCTTACACGGTACATGGTGAACAACCCGATCACCCAAATGGAAGCGATCAACCAGCTCGCGTTGTACAAGGCTAGCAGTTCGATCGTCGATCAACTGTTTTTGTACTTCCGGAACTCCGATGAGATTTACTCGGACCAAGGGCTATATTCTCTCGATACACTGCTCAACAAGGCGTACATTATTAAATCGCGACCAAAAGACGCCTTTATCAATACACTGCAAACGATCGACCAACCGACGATTCTCCCGGCAGATATCGTCGTGAAGAACAACCAGAAGACGTCGAGCATTATAAGCTTTTTGTATCCGATTCCGCAAGGGTGGGCGTATAAAAACGGGGTAGTTATGTTTTATGTGAAGGAAAGTGTGTTTCGCCATTTAATCGAACATACGTTAGGCGATTTTAAAGGAGACGTCGGTATATTTGACAGTAAAAATCGGTTGATAGCGACAGCGAGTAACGGCGGCGATTTAACAGTGGACGACTTGCGCCCGACGGAGACGACACCTTTAGGAATCCACACGGCAAAAATAAGGGGCAACAATTACTCACTCGTATCGGTGCAATCGGACGTGTCCGGTTGGACGTTCGTGACAGCGATGCCGACAGCGCAATTTTTCGGGAGCGTCAGTCAAATTCAGCTCGTGCTGGCCGTGTTTTTCGGTTCCGTCGTACTCGGTGGCGTGCTACTCGCGCTCATTTTTGCCGTACAGCAGTTCAAGCCGATCCGTACACTGATCGACTTTACTCAAAACCGAAGCGGTACAACAAAACAGCGTGCAGGAACAAGCGGTGAGCACTCCGTGCAACATATCGTGACGTCTTTAATGGAGGATCACGATTCCTTGCAAGAACGAGTGAGTGCACAGGAGCCGTTTGTACGCGATCAGTGTTTACTGCGCTTGCTCAAAGGCGATTGGCACGACATCGCTCATTTACAGCAACTGTTAGTCACGATTGGCGTGACCTTTCCTTATCGCAATAATTTCGTGACTTTCGTTACATTCGATGATAAAGCCAGTAATGCGAAATCAAAAGGCGCCGTCCTCAGTGCATTGAAATCATCGACATTGGCGCGAGCCGTCACTTACGAAGTGGAACTTATTCACGATAATGCGATCGCCGTTATTGTCAACACAAACGGCGAAACAATCGCTGACATTGACGCGATTAATCAACAGTTGCGCGAGCAAGTGCAGCTAGCGACAGACGTTCACGTTGCACTCGGCGTCGGCAACGTCTACCGCGGGTTACAGCACATTCACCAGTCGTTCATTGAGGCATCCGGTGCGGTGGCCTATTGGATGGCCAGTGATCGCATAAGTGTCATCTACTTTCACGAGTTAGCGACACGCCCTGAAGTCCTAGATTGGACTGCGAGCGATGCGCAAATAAAACTCGTCCAAGCGTTGAAACAAGGGAACGAGAAAGTTGCCCTCGCCGCGACGAAAGACGTGTTTCACCGATTGAGCGAACAGCACTTACCGATCCATCTTTTAAAATGTTACAGTTTCGATTTAATTAACGCGGTGTTGCGAACGGCCCGCGAGTTACAGTACGGAGATAACAGGACGATTAAAGACTTGGTCGATTTTACGTCAGTCGGTGATCTTGAACAAAAAATAACGGCAGTCATTCGTCAACTGTGTGCGATCGCAAACAAAAATAAAGAGCTAGACCACAAACGATTACACAATGAAATGATTCGCTACATGAATGCGCACTTTACAAGTGACCAATTCAGTTTAGAGCGCATGGCCGATCATTTTAACTTATCGACATCATATTTAAGTCGCTTTATTAAAGAAGTAACCGGCGAGACGTTTACGAAGCACTTATGGCGCTTGCGCTCCGAAAAAGTAAAAGTGCTCTTAGTGACGACCGATCAGCCGATTAAAACGATTGTACAAGCCGTCGGCTACGTCGATGTGCCAAACTTTACGCGCAAGTTTAAGAAAGAGGAGGGAATAACTCCGGGGCAATACCGTAAAGCACACCACAGGGATCTGCAGCAAAATGAGAGTGAAGAAAAGTTGTCCCTAGACATGCCTTAA
- a CDS encoding PepSY domain-containing protein — translation MEQAIETAVKKQPGRVTAIELEQNHALQYEVEVLAEQTTYDLRIDATTGEVTKVTDDGDDPEDRKKSQAAKTNIVDAITTARKEKDGLPVSAELDYKKGQLVYEVEIRMGKNDKYEVLVDAGSGKVLHVVAD, via the coding sequence ATGGAACAAGCCATTGAAACTGCAGTAAAAAAACAACCCGGTCGCGTGACGGCGATTGAACTGGAACAAAACCACGCGTTACAATACGAGGTCGAAGTGCTTGCGGAGCAGACTACTTACGATCTGCGCATTGACGCCACGACTGGCGAGGTGACAAAAGTTACAGATGACGGTGACGACCCAGAGGACCGCAAAAAATCACAAGCAGCGAAAACAAATATCGTCGATGCGATTACAACAGCACGTAAAGAAAAAGACGGCCTGCCCGTCTCCGCCGAACTCGATTACAAAAAAGGCCAGCTCGTATATGAAGTTGAAATCCGAATGGGCAAAAACGACAAATATGAAGTACTAGTTGATGCGGGCAGTGGCAAAGTACTTCATGTTGTAGCCGACTAA
- a CDS encoding NAD(P)H-dependent flavin oxidoreductase, with product MTLRIHTPLCERLQIHYPIVQAGMAGGVTSVDMVAGVAEAGGLGTLGAAYMAPEAIRQAIRNIRAKTERPFAVNLFATSLQDDFSRVEEVATVLQPIREKLGIISAEADRTAEVAAKVSSLQTPDRFTEQFEVLLSEQVPVISTAFGVLPEDAMREAHAAGCTVIAMVTTVQEAQLAEEKGAHVIVAQGSDAGGHRGTFDVAKHPHGANVGTFSLVPQIVDSVRIPVIAAGGIMDGRGLVAALALGAQGVQMGTQFLTTRESSAHPAYKQALWESTEESTTITNAFSGRPARGLRNAFIEAVESSGVAPLPFPSQNTITSDIRRAAAAQNEAQYMSLWAGQATRLLNDGVSAEEVIHRIVDEATRILR from the coding sequence TTGACACTACGTATACATACACCACTATGTGAGAGATTACAAATTCACTATCCGATCGTGCAAGCGGGAATGGCGGGCGGCGTTACGTCGGTCGACATGGTCGCCGGTGTCGCCGAGGCTGGCGGCTTAGGGACGCTCGGCGCGGCCTACATGGCGCCAGAAGCGATTCGACAAGCGATTCGCAACATTCGCGCGAAAACGGAGCGACCATTTGCGGTCAATTTATTTGCTACTTCGCTGCAGGACGACTTTTCTCGCGTAGAGGAAGTGGCGACCGTCCTACAACCGATTCGAGAGAAGCTCGGAATTATTTCTGCCGAAGCAGACAGGACGGCAGAGGTGGCGGCTAAGGTATCTTCCCTGCAAACCCCGGATCGGTTTACCGAACAATTCGAAGTGCTGCTTAGCGAACAAGTCCCGGTAATCAGTACAGCCTTCGGCGTCTTACCGGAAGATGCGATGCGGGAGGCACACGCTGCGGGATGTACGGTTATTGCGATGGTAACGACCGTACAGGAAGCGCAGCTCGCCGAGGAAAAGGGTGCGCACGTCATCGTCGCCCAAGGAAGTGATGCGGGCGGGCACCGCGGTACTTTCGACGTCGCGAAACATCCGCATGGCGCGAATGTCGGTACGTTTTCCCTCGTACCGCAAATCGTCGACAGCGTACGCATACCCGTCATTGCTGCAGGCGGTATTATGGACGGACGCGGGCTCGTCGCGGCACTGGCACTCGGCGCACAAGGGGTGCAAATGGGGACGCAGTTCCTAACGACTCGCGAGTCGAGTGCCCACCCTGCTTACAAACAGGCACTATGGGAAAGTACCGAGGAGAGCACGACGATTACGAATGCGTTTTCGGGACGTCCGGCACGCGGCCTTCGCAACGCATTCATCGAAGCAGTCGAATCGTCTGGCGTGGCGCCGCTTCCCTTTCCTTCGCAAAATACGATAACCTCGGATATTCGTCGTGCCGCTGCCGCCCAAAACGAGGCGCAATATATGTCGCTTTGGGCTGGACAGGCGACGCGACTGCTCAATGACGGCGTAAGTGCCGAGGAAGTGATCCACCGTATCGTCGACGAAGCGACGCGAATCCTTCGTTAG